CCAGCATTACAAGTGTAGCCTGAAGAAACACAGCTTGAGACTGCATGAACATCCTAAGAGAatcaaatgagaaaatggtaaCAGGGAAGCTAACAGCATCGCTTTCAGCTTGGCCGATCACGATGGCTGAAGAGCTGCTAAAGAGAACACAGGTATTGGTGGTTCGATCAAGAAGATGGCCTGGTGGGCAGGCGCAAAGGGAGGCATTGAAGCGGAAACTGTTGATTGGACATGACATTGGCGATCTGGGGTTGCTATTTCCAACGACCCTGAAATCAAACGCTAGAGGCGAGATTAGGGGAAGGTGGAAGTGTCCGAAATGGGATCTGGGGTTGCGATTAAGACGTGGGGTTTGCCAATAATACCATCTCTGAGAGTTCAGAGAGTGATTGATTGTATTACGATGAACAGTAATCGAGATAAAGATAATTGGAGGGAATAAAGTAAGAAAGGTGTAGATGCTTTGCTGGAATCTATGAGGTGTGGGGCCGAATGAGAGGGAGAGAATGTAGGCAATTGGCAGCCACCGGCCTACTCGGATTCTTCAgcgtttttttatatatatttcatgttCTTTACTGTTTCATTCAGATTCTTTCTGGAATGTGTGCATGTTTTTCTAAtctatttttatatctaattaGATTGTAAAGATAATGATaaagtttcttaaaataaggaaaggaatttgatattatatatatatatatataacgcAATTAAAATTAGAGTTCACATTCTCATTTTGAATAATCTTGATCCTTGCATGTTACTTAAGTCAATAAGCACAGTCGGACATCGAGTATCGTCTTCTGCGTATTTCTTACCCTTCACGACCCAAATATTCTTAATGAACCTGACCCTGTCGAATTCAAATCTTCTATATCTTGTGCGACAAGTATTACCCTTcaaggttatatatatagactAAGAATAATTGGTTAAACAAGTCTATTGTATTCGAAAGTGATGGAGCAATGTTTATCATAAACTTAAGGTCAATGTCGGTTTTTAATGAGATGAGAATATAAGaatatagaacaaaaaaaaatcactattatctaattaattctcctgtttttctctaatttacattaatCCTTATATTTAGTTCTATATAAGTGTAAAAGTTGTGGCAAAATATAACATACACACTTGTAAGTTACACAAGATTTACATAATCTAGGGGTACACCACACCCTTCATTCAATCTAAAGTTCAGAAGAATACAGAGATAATGAGTGTCTTGTCTTATTACTTGCAGGCCCCCATGGCCCTAAATTAAATAACCTTTATTCATTGCATTTACATCTCTATGTCCTCGAGTTCCGGCAGAGGAAATCGAAGGATTGCTGCAATTCCAGTTATCTGAGCGAGTTCTGTTCGTACCAAAACAATTAGAATTCGTTTTCATCCAACATCAAGGGTATAGATGAACCAACCACTcgtttttttcattaaaagtAATGATCGAAAACATATACTTACGCTCTCCAGAGACGTGCATGGATGAAAATATATGAACGGTGCCACCTGAATCCTTAACTGAATCGACCAAATTGACGTATTTTTGTCGCTCCGTTATATCATTATTCCTGCACAAAATTGTGTTGTTAAATTAAACAACTATGTTTATTCTATGCAAATGCGCTATGCTGACTACTACGATGAAAGAAAGCTCATGAAGCCAAACTTTCTAGCCCCAAAGGCAAAGAAGATTGCACGaaatgtttgttgaatttcATGAATGCTCAGATAACATTGAGCCCGCAAATTCGTTTTATAAACTTAATATGATTGCACATCGACACAACAGTACAGAGAAACTCGTCACAAAATGGTTACGGGAAACGACACCTGAAGAGATCATCAGTAATGAGAAGCGTTTGAATAGCCATTCGTTCATGGGCAACCTCCACGTGTTTTGGTCCATAACAAGCACGGTCTGGCTCCTGCACAGTCACAACATGAGTTCAACAAAACCAAGACAGAATCTATAAGATTGTCTTTGTTAAAGTAATAAATATGCAGACAACCACAATATGTTAATAcataagaagaaaataacttCAACGCAGAAAACCTAGAACTGGAAACTCACATTAGAGAGCATGGTAAAGAAATCCTTTAGAGCTCGCACCTAGACAGAAGAAAAGGagacaaaaaggaaaaaggagatTAACTTGGGGACATTAATGCACACTAGTGCACGGTTGTACATGTGAAGTTTGGCAACATAGAGCGTAAAGAACCTCTTGAGCTGCTTTAGTGTCTTTTATCATATTCATGACATTTGAAGCATCCAAAACCTCTCGTAAACTATGCCtatcaagaaaaagaatatgattaactatttgagatttttaattttctttaaataattcagcttcagagagaaaaatatagaCCATACTTGTATCCTGAGGTTGTATGTGTTAGAATTATGCGGGATTTGTTCTCGATAATAGGTCTTAGCTGTCTTCTTTCAGCTTCCAATAATAAGTGCCGATGGAACTGATCCTAAAGCACGGATAGCAAANaaaaaaaaaaaaaaaaaaaaaaaaaaaaaaaaaaaaaaaaaaaaaaaaaaaacacaaattacTGGGCTCGTTCAataaccattttgtttttggattttggttCTTGAAAGTTGGGCTCATAAACAACAGTTCCACTTATAAGttcctttattttgttatcCACTTTTTTACcaacattttcaaaaaccatgccaagttttgaaaactaagaAAAAAGTAGTTTAAcaacttgtttttgtttctagaATTTGGATAAAAGTTtgacttttcttttagaaataTGAAAACCATAAAATGAAAGATTGGAAGAAACaagcataaatttcaaaaacagaaaactaaaaaaaatgaaatcattatcaaacagaacttaaaaatatataataattagtttttcatcatccaacaagatTCGTTGCCAAAAGCATATTTTCAAgttccatttttaattatgttagaGAGAGTATTTTGGGTTTACTTCGGACCTTGGTAAATCCAGGACTAGCTATCACTGCACAGCGTACCACTTTAAAATCAACATGCTTCAAGAAAGCCTACATAAAGCACAAAAACCAGTTAGAACCAAAAAGGACACGCCTAAGTTTGTTCACTAATGTGAGAACATACTCAAGGCATTACAATGCTTATTCAAGGCCTGcgaaacattaaaattttgataagaCATACCTGTAAAACATTCTCGAAGAATTTATTCAAGGCCtgtggaagaaaaaaaaaaattggagactCAGTTTCTAACCTACTAATGACTAGAACATTATTGTCTGCTACACTGATCTAATGAGAAGTGAAAAGTGACTCTGGCTAGCAGAATCATACCGACTCATAACCAGCAATGGCTGACCCATGCTTGCGAGGAATTGAAGTTTCGATTCGAGCTCGAGTAATTGTCATACtgtaatataaaaatcatCGTAACATTAAAACACAAACAACCAAAATCACTTGCATAGCGCTGCAATAGTTATATAACATTCTGACAGAAAGTGAACATTGAATAGAGAAattgctttcttttattgGATGGAAAACTGAGCCAGGGCATTAATTGTGGCTAAAGAGTCCATGTCTGACACATACTGAACACTCAGATACCTCACACTagttaaacatgtttttggacatttgaattagaattttgaaagATAATCAATTGATGTAGAAAGAATTGCAAGAAATCTAATAAATTGTGGAGTATCAAATTTCAACTTCTCCAACATGTAATTGTTCTGTAATTATTCCCCTTTTCTTCATAGTCTCCAATTTAATTTACTCTCCTTCTAGTCTTTAGATATTCCATTCCTGTCGATAAAACAGTTATTTTTATGGAGAGAAGAATAACAGACATTAGACCAGGATCCTCACTGATAACAAAGATtccatattaaaaataatagaaaattacttttttttttccctgaGGTTTATACTCAGAGTCTATTTAGCTGctaaagtttcaaaaacaacACTTTAGTCTTAAAGTGCGGGAAATAGTTCTAAATGATCCCTAGAGTTAGTTGACGGGAAAACGACATGACAATTAGTTGGTGATGAGACTGCTTATGCGTCATCTTTAAAtgggaaaaaattaatttcatattatatatattcttatgtggccttttctctttttctccttccttcctCTTGTCCCTACTCCtctattcttcattttcatcctcaTTCAGCAGATCTTGCTGCCACACTACTGCCATGATCATTGTCCTCGTACTAAAGCGTCTTCATCTTCTATCCTCTTTCTGCCAACCAGTTCCCCTCTCTCACaaccaaactaaaaaaaaaaaaaacccacgTGTCTTCCTTTATTATCCTTGTTCTAAAGTCAAGTCCTCGGACTAAAGTTCAATATAAAAGAGCAATACTATCAAGTTAAAGAgacaaaataatgaaataaggATGTTGGCCACGGAAGCCAATCAACGTGTGCAATGTCAAACACTGCAAACAGGGAATCTGGAGAACCTCTTGCGCAACAATTCTATATAAAGCAATTTTTTTCAGTCTCGAAAAGGCACAAGGAGGAGGAATTTCGATGTGTGAAATGGTGGAGAGGTAAACTCGCTAAAAAGTTTAAGCCCGAAGTGTCTGATTCTGAATTTCTGATGTTAATAGGTTTGATGATGGATAGAATAGTTTTAAAGCTGAGTGTTTGTTATGATCTTAATAATTGGAGCAACACTAGCAGCAGTAGCAATCTGAGTTCAACtagatatgaaattaattCACTTAATGTGTTTGATAATGGGTGGAATAGCTTCAAGCCAAAGGGTCTGATTGTAATGTCTTTAATGGTGGGTGAAAGGTTAAATCTGGAAATATGGGGTAGATCCTGTGATTGGAAGAGCCCAAAAGGGTTTTAGTGGGGCGTTTAACAAAGGGATTCACTCAAAATTTGAGAATTATAAAAGTaacaattttgtaaatatgaaGAACTACAAGAACAGTGGGATGGTTGAACAGTAACAAGAAGAATAGTAGCGAAAAATCCAcataagaaaacaaagaagggAGAGAGTAGGAACGAAGACGCTATCACGCCAACCGTGGTGGTGGCAAGAACTGCTGAAGgaggaggaaaatgaagaaaagagtAGGGATGAGAGAAAGACGGACGAAAGAGAAAAGGttgtataagaaaaataaataatataaaattaatatttcttggtttactCATTTAAAAATGATAGGCAGTGGGGTCTCAGTAACTGCTGGTCATTTTTCTGCTTAGTCAACTAACCCTGGGActatttagaataatttttcaaacctCAAGGGCCAAAGTGTTGCTATTGAAATATCATAAACCAAATAGGCACTATACAACTTAGGGACCAACGGAATAATTTCacctaaaaataattaacaagaCCAAGCATATCTTCATGTAACTAATTCCAGATATGCAGaggataaatattttagaatagACCCATGTCCATCCGTAGGTCAAAATGACTGcttacatatatttatatgggAAAACCTAAATGTTATCCCAATAACAATAAAGTTACCTTTTTCCGACAAGAATAACATGTGCTAATCCTTCTTGCATTAAAACCACGGCCAAGTCAGCACTAGCAGCAGGATCTGAGGTGTATAGAAGTCAACAACCATTCATCATCCTTCTTGACATATGCTATAGACTACTAtagataataattataattctaACAAAGGAAACGCCTACCATAGCTAGCTAATCACTGTCTagataattctaaaaaaaatatttggaagtTCGATATGCACGACCTCTAACTATTTCAAAAACAGAACAGTAGATGCTTCTTTCCAGATCGACCTTAAAATAAacctaaaatcaaatttaccTTCATTAAATGTtttcaacaataaaatcaaCCATATTGGTTTCTTATAACTAGTAATTTAGCACTAGCCACCATGAGAATAGCTCAAGTAGTTAAGGCAATCTATCCTCAACTAAAATgtcaaatgttcaaatttcaacCCAGACATGTTGAActcaaaaattataattgcACACTATATTGGGATATTCCCAAGCCTCCTTTAGAAATCTCTCATTTGGATTTTAAGATTTCCAAGCCCCTAGGTGTTAAGAAGGGGAAATGGTTTTATTCCAGTCTATCATTTGTTTTATTCTCGTTAAAAAGGGCACTTTCTTCCTGTCATCCATACTTAGAAGAGAACTTTTGAAATTCagatttatttgaagaaatatgTACAAAGATGTTACACCCTATGATCAGAATGTCCCCTTTCCACCCTCCCCTTCACCTATCTTACCCCAAAACAACCATTTGTCTTTACTCCTTTGGATCTAGATGGTTTAACAAGAGAAGTTGTTCACTTGACAAAGTACCCTACACCTCATGGTCACATCTCAGAGGTTGACTCAAAGGTAAGTTTGAGTAGTGTGGAATCAGTCATTCAGCCAGTGGAATGGTGTATGGAGGTTGATGTACNttttttttttttttttttttttttttttttttttttttttttttttttttttttttgaagcttTTGACTTACTATTTCAAGATTGTGACAAGAAGACTCCTcctatttcttcatctttattggccaaattttttttgttgtagaAGCTTGTGGTCTTGAGTTTCGTGAAATTTCTCTTTTGGCTTGAGAATGGCATGGTTTAGCTTTGCAcagttttgtttcttatctAAGATAATTGGATTAACTTTGCATGAAGAGAATTTTTACTCCTTTGTTTACTACTTTGTTGGTGGTTCTTCCGAAGTTTCTTTTTATGGGGTGGTTGTTCTTGAAAAACTAAAGAGTTTATTGAGCGATCATATGCAGATTTGGCTTGAAGTATAGAATTTGATGGAATCAATCTTTTTGGTATTGAGAAGCTTTCTGGTTTTGTTGCATCAGGATGCCTTGTGATTGCttttaaaaggtttttttgtttattggtGATCATATGCACTAAAGAGTCTATCGAGCGATCATATGCAGATTTGGCTTTTAGTATAGAATTTGATGGAATCAATCTTTTTGGTATTGAGAAGCTTTCTGGTTTTGTTGCATCAGGATGCCTTGTGATTGCttttaaaaggtttttttgtttattggtGATCATATGCACTAAAGAGTCTATCGAGCGATCATATGCAGATTTGGCTTTTAGTATAGTATTTGATGGAATCAATCTTTTTGGTATTGAGAAGCTTTCTGGTTTTGTTGCATCAGGATGCCTTGTGATTGCttttaaaaggtttttttgtttattcgtgatcaatttttggttttctttggAATATTTGAAGTAGCAATTAATTTTTAGCATTTGGTGGAGGCCTTATTCATAGTTTCATCATTCTTTTGTAAGCTCTCCAACTCTTCCAGTCAAAGATATTAGAAAAAATCTTggttctttaaaaatttatttagtttcttgGTTAATATCTATAAGGTTATATTTGTTGTTtgtacttttttcttttccactcCTTTTTATAGTTTGTATCCCTTGAACTTTTATTCCTTCTCATTATATCAATAAGAAGTTGTtccttgtaaaaaaaatttaaaaataatttttttaaaaagtaattatacTCTTATGTGAAGAAAATCAATGCACAGTAGTATATTTAATGCAACCAATTGAACATcctttcatttataatatgaCAAAAGCAGTAATAGTTTACCCAGAAACATACCAGAGGCTTGATGAAGTACATCTAGAGCAAAAGAGTCCCAAACATCCTAGAAAATGGGGAAGAATTTCTCCTCGTcagtatttgtttttttatgaaaaCATGACCTTTCATGGAGAACAAATAAAAGAGTGCAGGGAGAGAAATAAAATCCAGCATAACAAAAGAACGCTAACTAGCTATACGCAAAATGGATCTAATCCAAGAAAATCAAACCTAAGAGAAAGAATCAGTTTCTTATCAAAAACAGGGTGGGAGCTCTAATTTCCAAACATTAACAAACGATATGTTGAAgggtttaattttttggaAGGGGCTGGGTGcagaaaaacaacattttgGGAAATGTACAGAGATTGAGAAGTTATATGTCACCCGATGTTTAAAGCACAAGGAAAAATTTTACCTTTCTCAAAACAAATGGCCGATGCAGCTCAAGTTCTAAAGTATGGTAAGCCCCTATCTGAAATGAAGCATTAGTAGTTAATAAGCTAAATCATCCCTTAAATATCCAAACGATAATATATGACTACTCttttagaaaggaaaaaaaaaaatcacaagaaTTAATAAAAGCAAAACTTGGCTATGTTATTgtttaaaagatttatttttcttgactGGAGTCCCCTTCTTTAGTAGGACTTCTTTAATGGGATTGTTATATTTAATGTCCTTGtgtctttcatttttttctaatgaaagtttggttctttaaaaataataataaaaattagtattCTCTGGAATAATCTCTATTTGATTGCAATTATCTCTAAGTTCTCCCTTGAGcatttattccttttcattatatcaatgagaagttgttttttgttctaaaaataataataacaaaataattaacacTGTACTTACCTTCACATGCTCATTTTCCAGAATATTTTTTCCACGTATCCGCAAAACAGATCCAACTTTGTCATAATCTGCCACCTAAAATATGTTCCATGTGAACAAAAGTTATATGGGATGCATCTTCAAAGTGTACACAAAATAAGTGCAGAATAAGGATGTGGAATGCATAAtgaaaagtttagaaattattAACACTATTTCATATTTCTGAATAATGGTTTCTGGGGCTATAATCTTACGTTTTATCGTCGTTTTATGAGGACAGAGTGGCTAAATAGGATCCTAGTTGGTTAAGAAATCCATTAGTATCTTGGTATCCAGAGTTTGGGTGAATTTCCTACTTCTAATTAGAAGTTTTAGTTCAAAACAAATGGGAGTTGCTACTTCAACTTTGTCTCTTCCAAGAGgatttctcatcttcttctttggaaaaaTCTACATTTATAGAATAGGGGTAGTGAGAGCTCTAAATATCCTGGACGGTGCTGAACTAGCCTAAGCACTAccatttaaattataacaatTCTTAGTACCTTGAACACGAGAATAACGCACTTGAACTATTTTACCAATTCATGGAAAATTTATAACAGTGCTCACAGGACCACCAATTCTTACATTTGTTTTGCCATGTCAATAAGTTGTTAGAATTTCATACCTCCTCAACTTTTATTTCTAGCTTGAGTTTCACTCGTTCTGCATCTCTTCCTCCAGAAGCCATCTCTCTGATGACTTTCCTGTCATCAATCATATGCATGCCAAACGAGTATATAAATAAGAAGCCAAAGAACTCAGGGGAACTCTAACTAAGCTCTCAATACACcaattttaaccttaaatCTTCGACTTTATCAAAGTAAATCCCAAGCTTGAATAAGCTTCAAAATTAGTTGCCAAAccagttttcattttttagaaaatcgaGTATTAGTTCTTCTGGTCATGTTAGATTTGAGCATTGGTCATGTTAGATTTGAGCATTTCATAGCATTGTTGGAATGCCTTTTTACCTTTCGtagtattttgtttgttgaaatttgCGTAATAAAGTAGTTAATTGGTGGGAAATTTTCAGTTTGTAGTTTTGAGGAAGTACAAATTCACCGTTCATTCAAGTTTAGggttcaattaataaaattcaaagttcAACGGCTGAGTTTTACCCACTTAACTAACTGCTGGTGTTAAAACTGATATTTCTTATCCAAACTTGCATCAGAAAAATaaacccaaaataaaattatacttaagacaataaaaattaaatgagaaataagaACTTGAGCATGGCAGAAGGAGATACCTAACGGTGACAGCCATAACAGTGTCTCCCGGAGCAATCAAATTGAACGCATGCCATAGATCATCTGAATCAAGTGGCACCATCTGCCCCAACAAGACTCCAGAACAGAAATCAGCCACAGATATATATATCGATCAATTGTGTTCCACATAAAAATCTTGCGACGAGAAGAATCACCGCGTAATACATACTTTCATTCAAAGAAATTCGGTTCcagaaaagaacaagaacaagaagatcGAACGCGCAAAGGGTaggaaaaataatagaatttttaatCGAG
The nucleotide sequence above comes from Cucurbita pepo subsp. pepo cultivar mu-cu-16 chromosome LG11, ASM280686v2, whole genome shotgun sequence. Encoded proteins:
- the LOC111806020 gene encoding protein PELOTA 1 isoform X2 — translated: MVPLDSDDLWHAFNLIAPGDTVMAVTVRKVIREMASGGRDAERVKLKLEIKVEEVADYDKVGSVLRIRGKNILENEHVKIGAYHTLELELHRPFVLRKDVWDSFALDVLHQASDPAASADLAVVLMQEGLAHVILVGKSMTITRARIETSIPRKHGSAIAGYESALNKFFENVLQAFLKHVDFKVVRCAVIASPGFTKDQFHRHLLLEAERRQLRPIIENKSRIILTHTTSGYKHSLREVLDASNVMNMIKDTKAAQEVRALKDFFTMLSNEPDRACYGPKHVEVAHERMAIQTLLITDDLFRNNDITERQKYVNLVDSVKDSGGTVHIFSSMHVSGEQLAQITGIAAILRFPLPELEDIEM
- the LOC111806020 gene encoding protein PELOTA 1 isoform X1, with protein sequence MKIVRKQLDQNGSGSVKMVPLDSDDLWHAFNLIAPGDTVMAVTVRKVIREMASGGRDAERVKLKLEIKVEEVADYDKVGSVLRIRGKNILENEHVKIGAYHTLELELHRPFVLRKDVWDSFALDVLHQASDPAASADLAVVLMQEGLAHVILVGKSMTITRARIETSIPRKHGSAIAGYESALNKFFENVLQAFLKHVDFKVVRCAVIASPGFTKDQFHRHLLLEAERRQLRPIIENKSRIILTHTTSGYKHSLREVLDASNVMNMIKDTKAAQEVRALKDFFTMLSNEPDRACYGPKHVEVAHERMAIQTLLITDDLFRNNDITERQKYVNLVDSVKDSGGTVHIFSSMHVSGEQLAQITGIAAILRFPLPELEDIEM